In Bacillus sp. FJAT-45037, the following are encoded in one genomic region:
- a CDS encoding FxsA family protein, translating to MFKILLLLIIIVPALEIAVLILSGNTLGVWPTIGLIIFTGVLGAWLAKKEGLQAIRLAQLQTSQGQLPSSVMLDGVCILIGGVVLLTPGFITDAIGFFLLIPITRGIAKGFLLSVFNKMIKNGNFIIMSKR from the coding sequence ATGTTTAAAATATTACTGCTACTCATTATTATCGTTCCGGCTCTAGAGATTGCGGTTCTCATTCTTTCAGGAAATACTCTAGGTGTTTGGCCAACTATTGGCTTAATTATATTCACAGGTGTACTAGGAGCGTGGCTTGCTAAAAAAGAAGGACTGCAAGCGATTCGACTAGCTCAACTTCAAACAAGTCAAGGTCAGCTTCCTAGTAGCGTTATGTTAGATGGAGTCTGTATTTTGATTGGTGGCGTAGTGTTGCTTACGCCTGGGTTCATTACAGATGCGATTGGATTTTTCTTGCTGATTCCAATAACAAGAGGTATAGCGAAAGGATTTTTGCTTTCCGTCTTCAATAAAATGATAAAAAATGGAAATTTCATCATCATGTCTAAACGTTAA